Proteins co-encoded in one Arachis stenosperma cultivar V10309 chromosome 7, arast.V10309.gnm1.PFL2, whole genome shotgun sequence genomic window:
- the LOC130942030 gene encoding protein PHOSPHATE-INDUCED 1-like: MASLGSSRILATLFLAISLLHLTSAARTLSETSSNQLLKFQYHKGPLLNGKISINLIWYGNFKPSQRAIISDLITSLSSSSTSTSRTPKSPSVSTWWKSTEKYYSSTNKKLGISLGTQILDENYSLGKSLTTNQIVKLASKGPHSNAINVVLTAADVAVEGFCSSRCGTHGSSNGARVNGKRYKFAYIWVGNSETQCPGQCAWPFHQPIYGPQSPPLVAPNNDVGLDGMVINVASLLVGTATNPFGSGYFQGPKEAPLEAASACAGVYGKGAYPGSAGNLLVDPTTGASFNANGINGRKYLLPALMDPKTQACSTLV, translated from the coding sequence ATGGCCTCTCTTGGGTCCTCAAGAATTCTCGCTACATTGTTTCTCGCAATTTCCCTTCTCCATTTGACCTCAGCAGCTAGAACACTCTCCGAGACTTCATCAAATCAGCTGCTAAAGTTCCAATACCACAAGGGCCCTCTATTGAATGGCAAGATCTCAATAAACCTCATTTGGTACGGAAACTTCAAACCATCACAAAGAGCCATAATCTCAGACTTAATCACCTCCCTCTCTTCCTCTTCCACTTCCACTTCCAGAACACCAAAATCACCGTCCGTTTCCACGTGGTGGAAATCCACCGAGAAATACTATAGCAGCACCAACAAGAAGCTTGGCATTTCACTAGGCACCCAAATCCTGGACGAGAACTACTCTCTGGGCAAGTCACTCACCACAAACCAAATCGTGAAGCTTGCATCAAAGGGACCCCACAGCAACGCAATCAACGTGGTGCTAACAGCTGCTGACGTGGCAGTGGAGGGGTTCTGTTCAAGCAGGTGCGGGACCCACGGTTCCTCTAACGGGGCGCGCGTGAACGGAAAGAGGTACAAGTTCGCATACATTTGGGTTGGCAACTCGGAGACACAATGCCCTGGGCAATGCGCGTGGCCCTTCCACCAACCTATTTACGGCCCACAGAGCCCACCACTTGTGGCGCCCAACAATGATGTGGGCTTGGACGGCATGGTTATCAACGTGGCGAGCCTCTTAGTTGGCACTGCAACCAACCCGTTCGGGAGTGGGTACTTCCAAGGGCCCAAGGAGGCGCCTCTAGAAGCAGCTTCCGCTTGCGCCGGCGTCTATGGTAAAGGTGCGTATCCCGGCTCTGCTGGGAACCTCTTGGTGGACCCCACAACTGGTGCTAGCTTCAATGCCAATGGCATCAATGGTAGGAAGTACCTCTTGCCTGCTCTGATGGATCCCAAAACCCAAGCTTGTTCGACACTTGTCTAG